The following proteins are co-located in the Diorhabda carinulata isolate Delta chromosome 4, icDioCari1.1, whole genome shotgun sequence genome:
- the LOC130893526 gene encoding myrosinase 1-like codes for MFLLTWLLWFVFVGSGEAVVKVHNNGTFPPGFIFGAAVAAYQVEGAWNIDGKGESIWDNFAHRVPSPIRDNDTGDIACDSYHKYKQDVRLAAELGLKMYRFSVAWSRILPTGYANNINQKGLNYYKNLVKEIRKFNMIPVATIYHWDLPQKLYEDGIDWTTTDLIPHLVDFARIVIKNLPEVGVWLTINEPKQVCHLGYGDGSFAPGIKSDGLLEYQCSYVLIKGHAAIYHMYKKEFPKRTAKMSLAIDCQWIEPLNNTSENEAAAERQRQFECGLYFHPIFKGDWPEIVKKRISERSKAANYSKSRLPELTKEEIEYVKGTHDFLGLNHYITMLARDTKEAAANVTSFCADVGVVDSFDSAWAVEANGIFVIVPFGIYKVLKWLVHEYGQQEILITELGMADDGTYLIDFDRIDFYWDYLCHVIQAIDEGVNVVGVIIWSLIDNLEWIYGYSAHFGIYHIDFNDPERLRLPKLSASFFKELIKSNALNCGKPRRHWPGPIKLPAYEPSKN; via the exons ATGTTTCTGCTTACATGGCTTCTTTGGTTCGTTTTCGTTGGATC TGGAGAAGCTGTAGTAAAAGTTCATAACAATGGAACATTTCCACCAGGTTTCATATTTGGTGCGGCAGTAGCAGCTTATCAAGTTGAAGGCGCTTGGAATATTGATGGAAAAGGAGAAAGTATTTGGGACAATTTCGCCCACAGAGTACCTTCTCCTATACGAGATAACGACACAGGCGATATCGCTTGTGATTCCTAccacaaatataaacaagaTGTTCGTCTTGCAGCAGAACTTGGCTTAAAGATGTATAGATTTTCTGTGGCTTGGTCTAG GATTTTACCCACTGGCTACGCAAACAATATCAATCAAaaaggtttgaattactacaaAAACCTGgtaaaagaaataagaaagttCAACATGATTCCAGTGGCAACCATTTATCATTGGGATCTCCCACAAAAATTATACGAAGATGGTATTGACTGGACAACTACCGATTTGATTCCGCATTTGGTAGATTTTGCTAGAatcgttataaaaaatttaccaGAAGTTGGTGTTTGGCTTACTATCAACGAACCCAAACAAGTTTGTCACCTGGGATATGGTGATGGTTCTTTCGCTCCAGGCATAAAAAGTGATGGATTATTAGAATATCAGTGTTCTTACGTTCTTATCAAAGGACATGCTGCCATATACCACATGTACAAAAAAGAATTTCCTAAACGGACAG CTAAAATGTCTTTGGCTATCGATTGCCAATGGATAGAACCTCTTAATAATACTTCTGAAAATGAAGCAGCAGCAGAAAGGCAACGTCAATTTGAA tgtGGTCTATACTTCCATCCGATATTCAAAGGAGATTGGCCGgaaattgtcaaaaaaagaATAAGTGAACGAAGTAAAGCGGCAAACTATTCCAAATCCAGACTTCCCGAATTgacaaaagaagaaattgagTACGTTAAAGGAACACACGATTTCTTGGGGTTAAATCATTATATTACGATGTTAGCTAGGGATACCAAAGAAGCAGCAGCTAATGTAACTAGCTTTTGTGCTGATGTTGGAGTTGTTGACTCATTCGATTCTGCTTGGGCTGTAGAAGCTAATGGAATTTTCGTG ATAGTACCTTTTGGAATTTACAAAGTACTAAAATGGCTGGTACATGAATATGGACAACAAGAAATTCTAATAACAGAACTAGGAATGGCTGACGATGGAACATACTTAATTGATTTTGACAGAATAGATTTTTATTGG gATTATTTATGTCATGTTATTCAAGCCATTGACGAAGGAGTGAACGTTGTTGGGGTTATAATTTGGAGTTTAATAGACAATTTGGAGTGGATATATGGTTATAG TGCTCATTTTGGCATATACCACATCGACTTTAACGATCCTGAGAGATTACGACTACCTAAGTTATCGGCGAGTTTCTTCAAAGAACTAATAAAGTCGAACGCATTAAATTGTGGTAAGCCCAGAAGACACTGGCCTGGTCCGATAAAACTACCAGCTTATGAACCTAgtaaaaactga